The window GGTAACTATGTGAAAGCTGTTAAGGGCGGTGCTGTATTGCGTGGGGTAGCTAATGTAGAGCATAATGGTAAAACTACCATGGTTGCGACAGCTCGTATTTATAATGAATTAGGTGAACTTGTTCATTTAGCACGGGGTACATTTTTTGTACTAGAAGAGAAGCCATTACCTGATTTACCATGGCGTTTTATTGAAGAAGATAACCCTGATTTGGTATAATATAAGTTAGACTTTTACAAATAGGAGGATGCTTGAATGGAACAAGAATTACAACGTATTAAGGCAGAAGCCCTTGATGCCATCAAAGGCGCTGCTAATCAACAAGCGTTGCAAGATATACGTGTTAAATATTTAGGTAAAAAAGGCGAGGTAACGGCTTTATTAAAAGGTCTTGGTAAATTATCTCCAGAAGAACGTCCTAAAGCGGGGGCCCTTGTTAATGCTGTTCGTGAAGCGTTAGAGGCTGAAATTGATACAGTTAAAGCTCGTATGGAAACTGCAGAGTTAAATGCTCGTTTAGAAAAAGAGCGCATCGATATTACATTGCCTGGCCGTGCACAAAAAGCTGGTCATATCCATCCATTAACAAAGGTTAATGAAATGATTGAAGACTTCTTCATGAAAATGGGGTATACCGTTGAAGAAGGTCCAGAAGTAGAACAAGATTACTATAACTTTGAATGCTTAAACTTGCCTAAAGATCATCCTGCACGTGATATGCAAGATTCCTTCTATATTACAGAAAACTTCTTATTACGCACGCATACATCTCCAGTACAAGCTCGTACAATGCAACGTCATGAACCTAATAGCCCAATCCGTATGATTGCGCCTGGTAAGGTTTACCGTTGGGACTATGATGCGACTCATTCCCCTGTATTCCATCAAGTGGAAGGTCTCATCATCGATGAGCATATTACATTTGCTGACTTAAAAGGCACATTAGAGTCCTTCTTACGTCACATGTATGGTGATGACACAAAGGTACGTTTCCGTACAAGCTTCTTCCCATTCACAGAGCCATCTGCAGAGGTAGATATTTCTTGTGTAATGTGTGGTGGTGAAGGTTGCCGTGTATGTTCTCATACAGGTTGGCTTGAAATTTTGGGCTGCGGTATGGTTCATCCCGATGTATTGCGTATTAATGGGTACGATCCTGAAAAGGTTAAAGGCTTCGCCTTTGGCATGGGCGTAGAACGTATTGCTATGCTTTTATATGGCATTAACGATTTACGTCTATTCTTTGAAGATGATGTACGATTCTTGGAACAATTTTAGGAGGAACTCATGAAAGCAAGTTTACAGTGGATGAATGAATACGTGCCTGTGGATATGAATCGTCCTGCACAAGAATTGGCCGATGAATTAACACAAGCTGGTATTCCTGTAGAAGATGTCATTGCTATGGATAATGGCATTAAGAAAATTTATACGGGCAAAATCGTGGAGATTACAAAACATCCAGATGCAGATAAATTACAAGTATGCCAAGTTGAATGCCTTACAGAAGAAGGTGAACCTGTTACAAAACAAATCGTAACGGCTGCTACAAATGTTGCAGTAGGCCAAATCGTGCCTGTAGCATACCATAAATCTCGCTTAGCTGATGGTACAGAGATTAAAAAAGGTAAATTGCGTGGCGTTGTTTCTGAAGGCATGTTCTGTTCCGTTGCAGAATTTGGTATCTCTAGCGACTTAGTATTGCCAGAAGAAGCTCAAGGCATTTACATTTTCCCGGAAAATACACCAATTGGTCTTGATGTAAAAGAGGTTTTAGGCTTAAATGATACAGTATATGAATTTGAATTGACTGCTAACCGAGCAGATTGCTTTTCCATGGTTGGTTTGTCCCGTGAATTTGGAGTCATGACAAATCAAAAAGCTTTATTCCCTGTTATCATGGTTAACGAGAATGGCGAATCCATTGAAGGCAAAGCATCTGTATCTATCGAAGCTGATGATCTTTGTACGCGTTTTACAGCTCGTGTAGTAACTGATGTTAAGGTTGAGCCATCTCCATTGTGGATGCAAAACCGTTTACGTAATAGCGGCATTCGTCCTATTAATAATGTAGTAGACGTAACAAACTACGTTATGTTAGAACTTGGTCAACCTATGCATGCCTATGATTATGATCATGTAAAAGGTCATAAATTAGTGGCGAGACGTGCTAAAAATGGTGAAGTGCTTGTTACACTTGATGGTTCTGAACGCGAATTGAATGACTCCATGCTTATCATTGCTGATGCTGAACGTCCAGTAGGTGTAGCAGGTATCATGGGTGGCTTTGATAGTGAAGTGACAAACGAAACGACCACAGTTATGTTTGAAGCTGCTGTATTTAATGGTCCATCTATTCGCCGTACAGCTAAAGCTCTCGGCATGCGTTCTGAAGCATCTGGACGTTTCGAACGTGGTGTAAATCATAAATACACTGCCTATGCTATCGACAGAGCAGCTCAATTATTACAACAAATCTGTCCTACTTGTAAAGTTGATGTAGGCGTTATCGATGTATATAAAAACCCTGTAGAACAACATACAGTTACTTTTACAGCAGAACAAATCAACGATTACTTGGGTACAAATATTGAAAAAGACGAAATGGTTCGTATTTTGACTGCCCTTGAGTTCGTTGTAACCGAAGAAGGAGACAAATTGTCTGCCCTCGTTCCAACATGGCGTGGCGATGTAACGGTGATGCCTGATATCGCTGAAGAAGTAGCTCGTATTTACAACTACGATAATATTGCGCCTACAATTCCGGTAGCCGTATTATCCTCTGGTGGTATGACACCTAAGAAAGCTCTTACTAAAGAGGTAACTCATGCATTGGCTAAATTGGGTATGACTCAAATCATTACGTTTAGCTTCATGCATAAAGATGGTCTTTCCAATATGATGCTTCCTGAAGGGGATAGCCGTTATACAGCCATTCCAATCTTGAACCCTATTTCCGAAGAATTCCCTTATATGCGTACAACATTGGTACCGGCTGTTATTGAAGCAGCAAAACGCAATATTGCGCAACAAAATAAGGATCTTTGGTTATTTGAAACAGCTAATGTATATGAACCAAAAACGTTACCTTTAACAGAAGTACCTCATGAACGCCCTATGGCTTGTGGTATTTTGATGGGGAAGGCAAACCAAGCTGGTTGGAATCAAGCAGAACGTACTACAGATTTCTATGATGTAAAGGGTATTGTAGATGCGTTGTTAGCTGAGCTAGGCGTTACAAGCTATGAAATAAATCGTGGCACTGAGCCATACTTTCACCCAGGTGTAAGCGCTCAATACGTAGTTGATGGTAAAATGATTGCTCAATATGGTGAATTACATCCACAAGTGAGCAAAAACTTTGACTTACCTGGCAAAGTATATATGTTTGAAATCGATTTGGAAGCCGTATTATCCTTAACGATTCCACCGTTCCGTTATACATCCTTCAGTAAATTCCCAGGCACTAGCCGTGACCTTGCCATCGTTGCACCTGTGTCCGTATTCAGTGGTGAAATTTTATCTATCATTAAAGAACATGGTGGAGAATATTTAGAAAGTGCATCTATCTTTGATGTTTATGAAGGTGAACATATCGAAGCAGGTTACCGCAGTCTCGCATACAACTTACAATTCCGCTCTATGGAAGGTACGTTGAATGATGAGGATATTGACGGTAATATTCAAGCTATTATTGATGTATTAGCAGAAATTAACTGCAGATTACGTTAATTTTAAGCAGTATATTGAAAGGGTTTACCGTATGGTAAACCCTTTTAGTACTATAGTTATGCCTTTAGTTAGGTAGAAAGGACTGTCCATGGAATTATTGGCTCCTGCCGGTACGATGGAAAACTTTATAGCCGCTTTAGAATCTGGAGCAGATGCCATTTATCTTGGTGGCAAAGGTTTTAATGCCCGAGCTCATGCAGCAAACTTTGGAATTGAGGAATTAACCGAGGCTATTCGCTTGGCCCATATTCTAGATGTGTCTGTATATGTAACGGTAAATATTCTCATAGGTGACTCCGAATTATCTGCTCTTGAGGCATATTTAAAGGACTTAGAGCGCATCGGCGTGGATGCTATCATCGTTCAAGATTTAGCAGTGGCTAAATTGGCGCAGCGAGTGGCTCCTAAATTACACTTACATGGCAGTACACAAATGACTGCAGCTACGCTCGATGCGGTTCGTTTTTATGAAAGTCTCGGTTTTACACGTGTCGTTTTAGCTCGTGAATTAAGCCTCGCTGAAATTGAACATATTTGCAAGAACTGTACAGCTGAAATCGAAGTCTTTGTACACGGTGCGTTGTGCGT of the Veillonella parvula genome contains:
- the pheS gene encoding phenylalanine--tRNA ligase subunit alpha, which translates into the protein MEQELQRIKAEALDAIKGAANQQALQDIRVKYLGKKGEVTALLKGLGKLSPEERPKAGALVNAVREALEAEIDTVKARMETAELNARLEKERIDITLPGRAQKAGHIHPLTKVNEMIEDFFMKMGYTVEEGPEVEQDYYNFECLNLPKDHPARDMQDSFYITENFLLRTHTSPVQARTMQRHEPNSPIRMIAPGKVYRWDYDATHSPVFHQVEGLIIDEHITFADLKGTLESFLRHMYGDDTKVRFRTSFFPFTEPSAEVDISCVMCGGEGCRVCSHTGWLEILGCGMVHPDVLRINGYDPEKVKGFAFGMGVERIAMLLYGINDLRLFFEDDVRFLEQF
- the pheT gene encoding phenylalanine--tRNA ligase subunit beta — translated: MKASLQWMNEYVPVDMNRPAQELADELTQAGIPVEDVIAMDNGIKKIYTGKIVEITKHPDADKLQVCQVECLTEEGEPVTKQIVTAATNVAVGQIVPVAYHKSRLADGTEIKKGKLRGVVSEGMFCSVAEFGISSDLVLPEEAQGIYIFPENTPIGLDVKEVLGLNDTVYEFELTANRADCFSMVGLSREFGVMTNQKALFPVIMVNENGESIEGKASVSIEADDLCTRFTARVVTDVKVEPSPLWMQNRLRNSGIRPINNVVDVTNYVMLELGQPMHAYDYDHVKGHKLVARRAKNGEVLVTLDGSERELNDSMLIIADAERPVGVAGIMGGFDSEVTNETTTVMFEAAVFNGPSIRRTAKALGMRSEASGRFERGVNHKYTAYAIDRAAQLLQQICPTCKVDVGVIDVYKNPVEQHTVTFTAEQINDYLGTNIEKDEMVRILTALEFVVTEEGDKLSALVPTWRGDVTVMPDIAEEVARIYNYDNIAPTIPVAVLSSGGMTPKKALTKEVTHALAKLGMTQIITFSFMHKDGLSNMMLPEGDSRYTAIPILNPISEEFPYMRTTLVPAVIEAAKRNIAQQNKDLWLFETANVYEPKTLPLTEVPHERPMACGILMGKANQAGWNQAERTTDFYDVKGIVDALLAELGVTSYEINRGTEPYFHPGVSAQYVVDGKMIAQYGELHPQVSKNFDLPGKVYMFEIDLEAVLSLTIPPFRYTSFSKFPGTSRDLAIVAPVSVFSGEILSIIKEHGGEYLESASIFDVYEGEHIEAGYRSLAYNLQFRSMEGTLNDEDIDGNIQAIIDVLAEINCRLR